TTGAGAGAAGCGAGCAAGCTTAAAACTTTAATTTGCGTAGTATAATAATCTTCACCTATTTTAATGTAAGAAAAAAGATATGTCCACATCTTTTCTGCCTATAACTAGTGATGTATGTTACATTGTGTTTAGAAATATAAAGCTAAGGGTAGTATAATAATAAGGATAATATTAGAGAAATATATTTAGAtgacacttttatttcttttatttataaaatatatatacacttTAGTTTATTTCACTAATATTCatcaataatatttataattatacatataaattaatgataattatttggttgatttaaataataataataataataataataataataatataaaatatatttattattattactattatataaattttatttaattttaatatttttatcacatAATATAAAActttataactttttaaaaaatttaattaaatttttttatatatttcataattattaatataataaatttatttatttttaatagtttattattaattataaaatagaaaattttttaattaaatattttttaaacaagttaaatattttatattttatcattaaaaataaataaaattatttaactaataaaaaatatattttatattattatttaaatcaaccaaataattatcactaattcatatatttatatatataattataattataaagataatTGATCGGTATTTTGGTAAAATAgactaaaatatatattattttaattttgccaTAGATAAGagtatacattttataaataaaaaaagtactatttagatacaaaaatattattgcacataaaaaattagttattattatatatttgtgtataaaataTAGGAAAAGTCTAGGAGGGCAGTAATTTATGTGTTTTGTGGTCAGCACTTaatcatcaaaagaaaagtgagtgatctcctaTCATtgaatgtaatctcacaccattaaaaatactattgatggccaattaatGATTACAAAACATAAAAGTTGCTAATCCCCTAACACTcatctaaaatatatataatataatttatttttaatatatattttatattttaatatatattttataataataattaattttaatagataaGTTTAATATTCTTTAAACATGGTTGATTGGGCCATCTTACAAACGAGAAGATTGTAATTTTCTCAAAATACTATTAAATGCCCTTTAATTAATGAAGCGATATAAAATAATGGAAATAATTTTCAATATCTTCATAGAGGAAAAATATAATCTAAAACAATGATATTCAATAAAGTAATAAATAAGTGGTTATTAATCCTTAttgaatttataaaatttatcatGTATTAGACTTATaactttgatttaaaaataattagactCTTATTTAAATTTCACTGTTCCAACTTAATTCTTTTATAGATTGCTATTATAATTGATAATTCAACAataaattttgcattaaaaatgTTAGATGTCGTCGTTGACAAAAATAATTAagttaaaataacaaagaaaagaagaacaaaataCCAATAATTAggttactaaattttaaaatttctttcaTAATTTATTGTCCATTTAAAAAAATTCGGTAACATTGATTTTCTTACCAATTATATCTTTTTGCTtagtataacttttttttttcaaccatATGAAATGTTTTTCTAGTATTACTAACATTTTTAAGATTAAGAgagattttataaattaattttgcttttgataattttaatgctattaaattattttcttgatttATATTAGcctttaataaattttgatacttAATTAATACAAGAGGGATATACTTAATTAAACCCTTAAACAGAATTTCGATCAGCATCGTTGATAGACCAGGTTAAGAAATACattaaaaaaccaaaataaataaactaaattcttagcttaattataaaaaaaaaattgaaataatgatGTCAAAGTGAAAGTATTGATAGCGCGTTTATTCACCTCCCTTCCATTTTCCAAGTTGTGAACTTGAACTTGTCCTTCCTCCTATAAATACCAACACCTTTGTCTCACAGAACACACCATTTCCAACCACCACAAGCACCGCCTTACACCGCCACCACCACCGGAACCCCCTCGGAATCTGTTCATTTGCATGGCAGTGAGCTTTCTGCAGGAACGCGAGGTATCCGACCTCTGCCTTGGGAAACCACCGTTGAGGTCCCTCTCTGCTTCCTCCACCATCGCACACGCCTTGGCTGCTCTGAACAACTCGGAAGACAACTTCATCAGTGTCTGGACCTGCGATCATCGCagcaagaaggaagaagaaggagaagaagaaggaggtgaGTGCTGTAGATGCGTTGGCAAAGTGTGCATGGTTGATGTTGTTTGCTTCCTTTCCAGGGAAGACAACCTCTTGTCTCCCTCTCAAGCTCTCAAAGCTCCTCTTTCTGTTATTCTCACTCAAGCTCCGCCTCGGATCGTCGTGCATCTAGAACCTTCTTCCACGTAACTACCTTTCTCTCTGCTCCAAATGTTAGACATCATATTTTTCCTTCAATTTTCTGAATCTGAAATTTTAACTCATAGTAGATAAAGTGAATTTAGATTTTAATTACTGAGGCTTGTTTACTATTGATCCTTTTTACTAATTAGTAAAATCTTGAACAACCTGAATCTGATGCTTTATTTTTTCTTGCTAAAACTTgaaatttattaactttttttttttggggtaaaTATAGTTTACTGGAAGCAATTGATCTGATTCTCCAAGGAGCACAGAATCTTGTGGTGCCGATTATAGCAGCAACAAGAAAGAGTGGAATCTCAAGAAGAAAACAGATTCAGATTCAGAAATCATTGTCAACAAGCCACAATGGGCGTGAATTCTGCTGGATAACGCAAGAAGATGTGATTAGATTCCTACTTGGCTCCATTGGCCTCTTCACCCCTCTCCCTGCACTCTCTATTGACTCCCTCGGCATCATTTCCACCGATGTTCTTGCCATTGACTACTACTCCCCTGCATCCTCGGCGTTACCGGCGATTTCCAAGTCTCTGGCGGATCAAACTTCTGTTGCCATTGTTGATAGTGATGGCACCTTCATTGGGGAGATTTCGCCCTCTACTCTTGGTTGTTGTGACGAGACGGTTGCGGCCGCCATCGCCACTCTCTCCGCCGGGGACCTGATGGCCTACATTGATGGCGGTGGACCCCCGGAGGATCTTCTCAGAGTGGTGAAGGCCAGGTTGAGGGAGAAGAATTTGGAGAAAATGCTTCAAGAATTCATGATTTTGTCGCCTTTAGCTAGCGACGCTTCTTCGGCCTCATCTGCATCCTCGTCTGACGAGGAGTCCTCGTCGGCCAGAATGCGGATGAGGCCTGGCGGAAGGTACTCTAAATCGTCGAGCTACTCGGCGAGGATGGTGAGGAAGGCTGAGGCCATAGTGTGCCATCCAAAGAGCTCACTTGTTGCTGTGATGATTCAAGCAATTGCTCATAGAGTGAACTACTTGTGGGTTATTGAAGATGATTGCAGCTTAGTTGGCATTGTAACATTCTCAAATATGTTGAAAGTTTTCAGAGAACATTTAGAGACTATGTAAGAGGATTTAGGAGAATTGAGGGAATGTTTGGTGTCAAAGATTTTGGCTTTGGAATTAATGTTGTTGATATTATTAGAGAAAAAGCATAAATCATGTCTTATGAACATGGAGCTTCTTCGGTTGTGACTTGTGAATGTTGAGATgtttggctaagtgagcttttGGTTCTGCTTTATTTTTCTTACTACTTCCTTTCTAATAAATTCCCTTTCAAACTCTGAATCTTCTTGTTTCAGTTTTCCTTTATACAACCTGTCTTTCGCCAATTTGATATgatactttaaaattaaaaaattaccatttcaataaaaataatgttgtgtaaaatattttacaatttttttacatCAAAATTGATCTCTCTCATAAAACTACTGTCAATAATAACTATTCACTGTTGATAGAATATTTTTTGGGATCTAGATTTAGCCAATTCAATCCATACATAATTGTACTTAAGATCATGATTTAGAAGAGTTAGAGTTGTTGAACTATACTCAGGTGAGAGATTCTATTTCCCGGTAGAACCAAATGAGATTGATGCATGCATGGATGAGTAGAAGAAAAGCAAAGAGATATATGGAGAATTTTGGTTGTCAGAAATTGTGTGGTTAAGATTGAAGCACATGGCCAATTTTACACATTTTATTTGTTAGCTACAACTTCCCATAAAAACACTAATTAACTTGTGAAGATGTGTATATGCCATGTGATTCTTGTTAAGTACTTCCAACATAAAGGACCGAATCTTTCATCATTTGTTCACAAAAATAGTATTTATGTTCAGTTTAACTCTTGCTTCATCATATGGAAAGAAAGATTCTGATTCTGTGCTAGGAATTGTAAAACTTTACCTTGTTAGAGACCTCAATGTTCACTGATTAGGATCTCCAGGTGAGTagattctttcttttttctttttatttacttggcattaaattaattaaatattagtaaAGTTTAATTAATCTTGGTTGACTTAAAGTCATTTTGATGTAGAGCAGTTTAAGGAGCACAGATTCATGATCCATTTGGTATAGTTACTTTGATCTCTTGATTTTTGAAGTTTTGGATTGgaattatggaaaaaaaaattaaagactttGTTATAACCATCTTATTTCTTTCATAAAACTTCAACTAAATTGGGttagtttaattaaattttaaataataagaacTAAACTTTCAGTATCTCAATTtagataaacataataaataaataatagtttAGACTTTAGATGCTAGTATCTTATATGAACTTAAGACTTAAACGAATCTTATTGCACTTTAATCAACTACACAAAACTTGAACTTCAAATTTATTTTAGAGAAACAAGTGTTGtgtgtttaaatttattttaaaccaCCTAAGTAATTAAGTGGGGATGGCCCTAAGTAATTAAATTTCCATGTCTTGTTTTGTACTATGTTGTTACCAAATCTAGATTTTGTTAGTTGGACACTAATCCATCGTTGTCAGTCTTCACTATTATTGAGTGGTGTCTGGCTATATCTAGCCTCACCTAAAAATTTTGTATCATTACCAAACATTTAAGACACAGGAAAGTGATGGTACCTTGAAAAATAAAGCACTTAATTAGTGGTAAAATTAGGTCAGATAAGATTTTATCCGTAATAGATTATGCCTATGATAAAGTTTATTGCTCTGAATTTGATCTATAATTTATTGTAAATTATTTATTGAATACTAAACTTGGCCCTGTTAACAAAATCAATCTAACTTAAgatctattaaaaaaatttcataattttaaaaaataaaaaataacaaaataaataaaaaataagtaaaatgaAAGATATTACctgtatttaaaattattggcATTAATCGTAGGTGTAACAATGCTACTTTCACAACTTTTTGAATTGGCGGTAATGAAAGATCCAAGAATCCTCCTAGATAAGTGCACCGATTtgtatcaagtaataactcacggtGAGTGAGTGTCAAATCTACGAGAACTAACGGATTAAGCAAGTAATGGTCAATCGATTAATCTTGTCAGCAATCAAATCAGGGTTTCGGAGAACTTTATCGATGAcaatgaattaattaaaagaaaacagtAAGTGTTGAAAGATAATATGATAAAAGAGAGTTAAAGTTTTGGAGATGTTGAAACTTTCGAATCAATAATTTTTACTCCCCACCTTAATCATGCAAAGATACCTCGATGGCAAATCATTAGTAATCAAAACCAATCCCTTAGTGATTCAACTTTTTTTAAGCTAATTAATTGCTAATCCCTTAGTCAATTACTTAAGAAAAGAGTTGAAGAACGTTCGCGGATTTATAAAGCCACACAATTCATAAGCATCTCCCTTAGTTAATTTTGTGTCACTTATCAAGTATAGTTTCAGAACTTAAGAGTTATGAGAAtcagttttcaagcttaattcaattaatcaactttTTTCAAGAAGTTAAAAGAATTCAAATCGAAG
This region of Arachis hypogaea cultivar Tifrunner chromosome 8, arahy.Tifrunner.gnm2.J5K5, whole genome shotgun sequence genomic DNA includes:
- the LOC112707389 gene encoding CBS domain-containing protein CBSX5, with translation MAVSFLQEREVSDLCLGKPPLRSLSASSTIAHALAALNNSEDNFISVWTCDHRSKKEEEGEEEGGECCRCVGKVCMVDVVCFLSREDNLLSPSQALKAPLSVILTQAPPRIVVHLEPSSTLLEAIDLILQGAQNLVVPIIAATRKSGISRRKQIQIQKSLSTSHNGREFCWITQEDVIRFLLGSIGLFTPLPALSIDSLGIISTDVLAIDYYSPASSALPAISKSLADQTSVAIVDSDGTFIGEISPSTLGCCDETVAAAIATLSAGDLMAYIDGGGPPEDLLRVVKARLREKNLEKMLQEFMILSPLASDASSASSASSSDEESSSARMRMRPGGRYSKSSSYSARMVRKAEAIVCHPKSSLVAVMIQAIAHRVNYLWVIEDDCSLVGIVTFSNMLKVFREHLETM